One Myripristis murdjan chromosome 17, fMyrMur1.1, whole genome shotgun sequence DNA segment encodes these proteins:
- the extl2 gene encoding exostosin-like 2 produces MRVPRGWMGLRRAYLVWPILLLLLVGAALTALLPAAEDRAGDGVLGVLRRATSKREDSLSPGHRVDSTSEEGFTIIIQTYNRTDILLKLLNHYQAVPHLQQIIIVWNNVGEQTPQKLWSSLEPHPVPVVFKEQNTNRMRNRLQPFPEIGTDAVLMLDDDTLVSVPDISFAFSVWKQFPDQIVGFVPRKHVTAGGVYSYGSFELQDPQLGGGDRYSMVLIGAAFFHHRYLQLFQEQPPAVHVLVDETQNCDDIAMNFVVALYLGKQSRPSSSSKSNSNTGKPSGVFVKPVDIRNLEKDASSGYVGMWHRPEHLLQRSYCLNRLAQIYGTMPLCFSNLMVCQFGFPSYANHKSRS; encoded by the exons ATGAG AGTCCCCCGTGGCTGGATGGGACTCCGGCGGGCCTATTTGGTTTGGCCAATTCTCTTGCTGCTTTTGGTTGGTGCAGCCTTGACGgccctgctgcctgctgctgaaGACCGAGCAGGCGACGGTGTCCTGGGGGTGCTACGAAGGGCGACGTCCAAAAGGGAGGACTCCTTATCGCCGGGCCATCGTGTTGACAGCACCAGTGAGGAGGGTTTCACCATCATCATCCAGACTTACAACCGCACAGACATTCTGCTCAAACTCCTGAACCATTACCAGGCAGTGCCTCACCTTCAGCAGATCATCATAGTCTGGAACAACGTTGGAGAGCAGACCCCCCAAAAGCTGTGGAGCTCCCTGGAGCCCCATCCTGTCCCTGTGGTGTTCAAGGAGCAGAATACCAATCGAATGCGCAATAGACTACAGCCGTTTCCAGAGATTGGCACCGATG CTGTACTGATGCTGGATGATGACACCCTGGTCAGTGTTCCTGACATCAGTTTTGCTTTCTCCGTGTGGAAG CAATTTCCAGACCAGATAGTTGGGTTTGTCCCTCGAAAACATGTCACTGCAGGAGGAGTGTATAGTTATGGCAGCTTTGAGCTACAGGACCCCCAGTTGGGTGGAGGTGACAG GTACTCCATGGTGCTGATTGGTGCTGCCTTTTTCCACCACCGCTACCTGCAGCTCTTCCAGGAGCAGCCTCCAGCAGTACATGTGCTGGTGGATGAAACACAGAACTGTGATGACATTGCCATGAACTTTGTTGTTGCACTGTATTTGGGAAAACAGTCCCGGCCGTCAAGCTCTTCCAAATCCAACAGTAACACAGGCAAACCCTCAGGAGTCTTTGTGAAGCCTGTGGACATCCGCAACCTGGAGAAAGATGCTAGCAGCGGGTATGTGGGTATGTGGCATCGTCCTGAACACCTACTCCAAAGGTCCTATTGTTTAAACAGGCTGGCACAGATCTATGGCACCATGCCACTCTGCTTCTCCAACTTGATGGTTTGCCAGTTTGGCTTCCCCAGTTATGCCAACCATAAGAGTAGGAGCTGA
- the LOC115374712 gene encoding uncharacterized oxidoreductase ZK1290.5 isoform X1, with translation MHYICQMRDMISSPVLSCPTVPLSNGLQIPILGLGTSHDGGYSHDTVVHALSECGIRHIDTAKRYGCEEELAKSIRESGVPRNELWLTSKLWIQDYGYKTAKQACLDSCSRMGVEYLDLYLMHWPDSRQPGRNNREVRAETWRALEELYKEGVCRAIGVSNFLVHHLEQLKEDCTVVPHVNQVEYHPFQQPDQLREYCRQEGIVFEGYCPLAKGQALNNPTVIQLAQKYSRTPAQICIRWSIQNGVVTIPKSTKKERVQENCEVFGFQLEEADMAALGTLHDGRHVSWDPTHIE, from the exons ATG CACTACATCTGCCAAATGAGAGACATGATTTCATCACCAGTGTTGAGCTGTCCTACGGTCCCACTGTCCAATGGGCTGCAGATTCCAATACTTGGATTAG gaaCATCACATGATGGAGGATACTCACATGATACCGTTGTGCATGCACTCTCTGAGTGTGGCATACGGCATATTGACACAGCAAAGCGCTATGGCTGTGAGGAAGAACTGGCTAAATCCATCAGAGAAAGTGGGGTGCCACGGAATGAACTGTGGCTTACCAGCAAACTCTGGATACAGGACTATGGATACAAAACTGCCAAGCAGGCCTGCCTCGACTCCTGCTCCCGGATGGGAGTGGAATATCTTG ATTTGTACCTGATGCACTGGCCAGACTCGAGGCAGCCTGGTCGCAACAACCGGGAAGTGAGAGCTGAGACCTGGAGAGCCTTAGAGGAGCTTTACAAAGAGG GGGTTTGCCGTGCCATTGGAGTCAGCAATTTTCTGGTCCACCACTTGGAACAGCTAAAGGAGGATTGCACTGTGGTGCCACATGTTAACCAG GTGGAATACCATCCGTTCCAGCAGCCCGATCAGCTCAGAGAGTATTGCCGTCAGGAGGGCATTGTGTTTGAAGGGTACTGCCCTCTGGCAAAGGGTCAAGCCCTCAACAACCCCACTGTTATCCAGCTGGCACAAAAGTACAGCCGCACACCTGCTCAGATCTGCATCCGCTGGAGCATACAG AATGgagttgtcacaataccaaagTCCACCAAAAAGGAGAGGGTGCAGGAAAACTGTGAA GTGTTTGGGTTTCAGCTGGAGGAGGCGGACATGGCGGCTCTGGGCACGTTGCACGATGGGAGACACGTCAGCTGGGATCCAACGCACATTGAGTAA
- the LOC115374712 gene encoding uncharacterized oxidoreductase ZK1290.5 isoform X2 — MRDMISSPVLSCPTVPLSNGLQIPILGLGTSHDGGYSHDTVVHALSECGIRHIDTAKRYGCEEELAKSIRESGVPRNELWLTSKLWIQDYGYKTAKQACLDSCSRMGVEYLDLYLMHWPDSRQPGRNNREVRAETWRALEELYKEGVCRAIGVSNFLVHHLEQLKEDCTVVPHVNQVEYHPFQQPDQLREYCRQEGIVFEGYCPLAKGQALNNPTVIQLAQKYSRTPAQICIRWSIQNGVVTIPKSTKKERVQENCEVFGFQLEEADMAALGTLHDGRHVSWDPTHIE, encoded by the exons ATGAGAGACATGATTTCATCACCAGTGTTGAGCTGTCCTACGGTCCCACTGTCCAATGGGCTGCAGATTCCAATACTTGGATTAG gaaCATCACATGATGGAGGATACTCACATGATACCGTTGTGCATGCACTCTCTGAGTGTGGCATACGGCATATTGACACAGCAAAGCGCTATGGCTGTGAGGAAGAACTGGCTAAATCCATCAGAGAAAGTGGGGTGCCACGGAATGAACTGTGGCTTACCAGCAAACTCTGGATACAGGACTATGGATACAAAACTGCCAAGCAGGCCTGCCTCGACTCCTGCTCCCGGATGGGAGTGGAATATCTTG ATTTGTACCTGATGCACTGGCCAGACTCGAGGCAGCCTGGTCGCAACAACCGGGAAGTGAGAGCTGAGACCTGGAGAGCCTTAGAGGAGCTTTACAAAGAGG GGGTTTGCCGTGCCATTGGAGTCAGCAATTTTCTGGTCCACCACTTGGAACAGCTAAAGGAGGATTGCACTGTGGTGCCACATGTTAACCAG GTGGAATACCATCCGTTCCAGCAGCCCGATCAGCTCAGAGAGTATTGCCGTCAGGAGGGCATTGTGTTTGAAGGGTACTGCCCTCTGGCAAAGGGTCAAGCCCTCAACAACCCCACTGTTATCCAGCTGGCACAAAAGTACAGCCGCACACCTGCTCAGATCTGCATCCGCTGGAGCATACAG AATGgagttgtcacaataccaaagTCCACCAAAAAGGAGAGGGTGCAGGAAAACTGTGAA GTGTTTGGGTTTCAGCTGGAGGAGGCGGACATGGCGGCTCTGGGCACGTTGCACGATGGGAGACACGTCAGCTGGGATCCAACGCACATTGAGTAA